One Polypterus senegalus isolate Bchr_013 chromosome 10, ASM1683550v1, whole genome shotgun sequence DNA segment encodes these proteins:
- the lpar4 gene encoding lysophosphatidic acid receptor 4, protein MAFLNHTANGSRDDCPIDDSFKYNLYGAVYSVVFVLGLITNCASLFVFCFRMKLRNETTLFMTNLAVSDLLFVFTLPFKIFYNFNRNWPFGDGLCKISGTAFLTNIYGSMLFLTCISVDRFLAIVYPFRSRSVRTRRNAGIACAGVWMLVLGGGIPASFFSTTNVSNSSTTCFEGFSRSTWKTYLSKITIFIEVVGFLIPLLLNLACSSMVLRTLRKPATLCQIGTNKERVLKMIVVHVAIFVVCFVPYNSILFLYAMVRSQAVASCWLERFARTMYPITLCIAALNCCFDPFVYYFTSESFQKSLSIGKVQIKADLTLKSETPLSGKGSLPSTLDEGVIAERTTRNGREFILESQF, encoded by the coding sequence ATGGCATTCCTTAATCACACCGCCAATGGTAGCAGGGACGATTGTCCGATTGATGATTCCTTCAAATACAACCTGTACGGTGCCGTCTACAGTGTGGTCTTTGTGCTGGGGCTCATTACCAACTGTGCCTcactttttgttttctgcttcCGCATGAAACTTCGCAACGAGACCACTCTTTTCATGACCAACCTTGCCGTCTCAGACTTGctctttgttttcactttgccttTCAAGATCTTCTATAATTTCAACCGAAACTGGCCGTTTGGGGATGGACTCTGCAAGATCTCCGGAACGGCTTTTCTGACCAACATCTACGGAAGCATGCTCTTCCTCACCTGTATCAGTGTTGATCGATTTTTGGCAATCGTGTACCCTTTCCGATCCCGCTCAGTCCGCACCAGACGGAATGCAGGAATTGCTTGTGCGGGGGTCTGGATGTTGGTCCTAGGAGGTGGGATCCCAGCATCTTTTTTCTCTACCACCAATGTTTCTAACAGTAGCACTACTTGTTTTGAGGGCTTTTCAAGGAGTACCTGGAAAACTTATTTGTCCAAAATAACCATCTTTATTGAAGTCGTTGGTTTCCTCATTCCCTTGCTACTCAACCTGGCTTGTTCCTCCATGGTGCTCCGGACACTACGTAAGCCAGCTACACTCTGCCAAATTGGTACCAACAAGGAGAGGGTTTTAAAGATGATTGTTGTGCACGTGGCCATTTTTGTTGTTTGCTTCGTACCGTACAACTCCATCCTTTTCTTGTATGCAATGGTGCGTTCTCAGGCTGTGGCTAGTTGTTGGCTGGAGAGATTTGCTAGAACTATGTACCCAATAACACTCTGCATAGCTGCCCTGAACTGCTGCTTTGACCCTTTTGTGTACTACTTCACATCGGAATCCTTCCAGAAGTCATTGAGCATTGGAAAAGTGCAAATTAAAGCAGACCTTACACTGAAGAGTGAGACCCCACTTTCTGGTAAGGGAAGCCTTCCTTCCACGTTAGATGAAGGTGTTATAGCGGAAAGGACAACAAGAAATGGCAGGGAATTTATTCTGGAGTCCCAGTTTTGA